A stretch of Arcobacter sp. F2176 DNA encodes these proteins:
- a CDS encoding methyltransferase domain-containing protein, translating to MNQQELWNKKFSRDGYLYGTNPNQFIKNSYVNFKKDQTVLCLGEGEGRNAIFLAKEGFDVEAIDASDIGLNKLFEQSKIENVEIKTACMDINDWQVSKKYGAILFSFLHLKIDELKTLIKKIETSLEKDGFFVCEVFSKNQIENNSGGPKDLELLYSMHDFKENIKELKIHKLEEVITNLEEGTGHQGEASVIRLIAQKS from the coding sequence ATGAATCAACAAGAGTTATGGAATAAGAAATTTTCAAGGGATGGGTATTTATATGGAACTAATCCAAATCAATTTATTAAAAATAGTTATGTTAACTTCAAAAAAGATCAAACAGTCTTGTGCTTAGGAGAAGGAGAAGGTAGAAATGCAATTTTTCTGGCAAAAGAAGGTTTTGATGTTGAGGCAATAGATGCTTCAGATATCGGTTTAAATAAACTTTTTGAACAAAGCAAAATAGAAAATGTAGAGATAAAAACTGCTTGCATGGATATAAATGATTGGCAAGTGTCTAAAAAATATGGGGCTATACTATTTTCTTTTTTACATTTAAAAATAGATGAACTAAAAACTTTGATTAAGAAAATAGAAACATCTTTAGAAAAAGATGGTTTTTTTGTATGTGAGGTTTTTTCAAAAAATCAAATTGAAAATAATAGCGGTGGACCAAAAGATTTAGAGTTACTTTATAGTATGCATGATTTTAAAGAGAACATAAAAGAATTAAAGATTCATAAATTAGAAGAAGTAATTACAAATTTAGAAGAAGGAACTGGTCACCAAGGTGAAGCTAGCGTGATAAGATTAATAGCACAAAAGTCCTAA
- a CDS encoding branched-chain amino acid transaminase gives MTEAKYIWMDGKFVDWHDAKVHVLSHTLHYGNGAIEGTKAYKTVDGRCAIFKLKEHTKRLLNSSKMTLMDVPFSEEELNKAQVELLQKNELKEGAYIRPLVYLGYGVMGLYHKEAPVNVSISAWEWGAYLGEEGLKKGVRVKITSMTRTPNTSGMGKAKAVANYLNSQMAKYEAVEAGYDEALLRDDQGYIAEASGACFFIVRDGVIITPPNDTSLESITQATVIDLAQDLGYKVERRRITREEIYIADEAFFTGTAVEVTPIREVDARIIGAGERGPITEKLQSGYFDIVQGKNEKYAKYLTYIN, from the coding sequence ATGACAGAAGCAAAATACATCTGGATGGATGGTAAGTTTGTTGATTGGCATGATGCAAAAGTTCATGTATTAAGCCACACTTTACACTATGGAAATGGTGCAATTGAAGGTACAAAGGCATATAAAACTGTTGATGGAAGATGTGCTATTTTCAAATTAAAAGAACACACAAAAAGATTATTGAACTCTTCAAAAATGACATTAATGGATGTGCCATTTAGTGAAGAGGAGTTAAACAAAGCACAAGTTGAATTATTACAAAAAAATGAATTAAAAGAAGGTGCATATATTAGACCTTTGGTTTATTTAGGATATGGAGTTATGGGACTTTACCATAAAGAAGCTCCGGTAAATGTATCTATTTCTGCTTGGGAATGGGGTGCATATTTAGGAGAAGAAGGTCTTAAAAAAGGTGTTAGAGTTAAAATAACATCAATGACAAGAACTCCAAATACTTCAGGTATGGGAAAAGCAAAAGCAGTTGCTAATTATCTAAACTCTCAAATGGCAAAATATGAAGCAGTTGAAGCTGGATATGATGAAGCACTTTTAAGAGATGACCAAGGTTATATTGCTGAGGCATCTGGGGCTTGTTTCTTTATTGTAAGAGATGGTGTAATTATTACTCCTCCAAATGACACTTCTTTAGAATCTATTACACAAGCTACTGTTATTGACCTAGCACAAGATTTAGGTTATAAAGTAGAAAGAAGAAGAATTACAAGAGAAGAGATCTATATTGCAGATGAAGCATTTTTCACAGGAACGGCTGTGGAAGTAACACCAATTAGAGAAGTTGATGCAAGAATTATAGGAGCTGGAGAGAGAGGTCCTATAACAGAAAAACTTCAAAGTGGATATTTTGATATTGTTCAAGGTAAAAATGAAAAGTATGCTAAATATTTAACATATATTAACTAA
- a CDS encoding DUF4198 domain-containing protein, producing the protein MKIKLILLSCNIWIVMNLGAHEFWVDAKKKNIIEPKIGYGEIYPHPEKIKENRLDLFEPLKLLGNDTNLTLTKNSKVNYIYDLNKKLKNGSYILSGTYKPTYWTKDEEGKWFKGKAKNQIDTKAVFCQQSHMEAKNIFSIGNIDSEIIYKPIGHTLEIVPLSNPKDFKSLKPFKVKVFFNNKPLSNTVVKATLEGYLEDKYAYYGETNEKGITEILPLRGGKWLVKVVLEKELKDKNICDKVTNVATLSFEIEE; encoded by the coding sequence ATGAAGATTAAATTAATATTATTAAGTTGTAATATATGGATAGTTATGAATTTAGGAGCTCATGAATTTTGGGTAGATGCTAAGAAAAAAAATATTATAGAGCCTAAAATAGGATATGGAGAAATTTATCCTCATCCTGAAAAGATTAAAGAAAATAGATTAGACCTTTTTGAACCTTTGAAATTATTAGGTAATGATACCAATCTTACATTAACAAAAAATTCAAAAGTAAATTATATATATGACCTAAATAAAAAATTAAAAAATGGTTCTTATATTTTATCAGGTACTTACAAACCCACATACTGGACTAAAGACGAAGAAGGTAAATGGTTTAAAGGTAAAGCTAAAAATCAGATAGATACAAAAGCTGTATTTTGTCAACAATCTCATATGGAAGCAAAAAACATTTTTTCAATAGGTAATATAGATAGTGAAATTATTTATAAGCCAATTGGACATACACTTGAGATTGTCCCTCTGTCAAATCCCAAAGATTTCAAAAGTTTAAAGCCATTTAAAGTAAAGGTATTTTTTAATAATAAGCCTTTGTCAAATACTGTAGTAAAAGCTACACTTGAAGGATACTTAGAAGACAAGTATGCGTATTATGGTGAAACTAATGAGAAGGGAATTACAGAAATTTTACCACTAAGAGGTGGAAAATGGTTAGTAAAAGTTGTTTTGGAAAAAGAATTAAAAGATAAAAACATATGCGACAAAGTGACCAATGTTGCAACTTTGTCTTTTGAAATTGAAGAATAA
- the hisIE gene encoding bifunctional phosphoribosyl-AMP cyclohydrolase/phosphoribosyl-ATP diphosphatase HisIE produces MNNIENIAWEKMDGLIPVITQDSITNEVLMLAYMDKEALSLTLTTRYAHYFSRSKQRIWKKGEESGHTQKMVEIMLDCDNDTILIKVIQEGVACHTGRKSCFFTNLETNEIISDIEVNTTNKYSILDNLFHVIQDRKNDDPKKSYTSKLLNGKENSMLKKIVEEAGEFTFAVKDDNSEEMIYEAADLVYHTMVALASKNISPDRIKQELARRFGMSGIDEKNSRKEE; encoded by the coding sequence ATGAATAATATAGAAAATATTGCATGGGAAAAGATGGATGGTTTAATTCCTGTTATTACACAAGATTCAATAACAAATGAAGTTTTGATGTTAGCTTATATGGATAAAGAGGCTTTATCTCTAACTCTTACAACTAGATATGCGCACTACTTTTCAAGAAGTAAACAAAGAATTTGGAAAAAAGGTGAAGAGTCTGGTCATACACAAAAAATGGTAGAAATAATGCTTGATTGTGATAATGATACAATATTGATAAAAGTTATACAAGAAGGTGTAGCTTGCCATACAGGTAGAAAATCATGCTTCTTTACAAATTTAGAAACAAATGAAATTATTAGCGATATAGAAGTTAATACAACTAATAAATACTCTATTTTAGATAATTTATTTCATGTTATACAAGATAGAAAAAATGATGACCCTAAAAAATCTTATACATCTAAACTATTAAATGGCAAAGAAAACTCTATGCTTAAAAAAATTGTTGAAGAAGCAGGTGAATTTACTTTTGCAGTTAAAGATGATAACAGTGAAGAAATGATTTATGAAGCAGCAGACTTAGTTTACCATACAATGGTTGCATTAGCAAGCAAAAACATATCTCCTGATAGAATTAAACAAGAATTAGCAAGAAGATTTGGAATGTCAGGAATTGACGAAAAAAATTCAAGAAAAGAAGAGTAG
- a CDS encoding prohibitin family protein: protein MPIDNDYFKNRQQNKNSGGGSNGGGYQPPFEPPEFFKNFGKKAGFIYAIIIVVIMLFVFRPFIIIESGQVGIKVTAGKYESMPLNPGFHLYIPVIQKVIVIDTKVRLINYSSVEQMGGYDSGIKLNPAINILDARGLPVSIELTVQYRLTADGAPTTIANWGLSWEEKIINPVVRDIVRNVVGTYTAEELPTKRNEIAVKIEDGIRANIEKLEGKPVSLLSVQLREIGLPPKIKEQIERVQIANQESERVKYEVQRTKQEAEKRAAKATGDAEANRIEAKGRADAVTIEAKAQAAANKAIAESLTSNLLKMQQIQVQGKFNDALRENKDAKIFLTPGGSTPNIWVDTKDRAINSAINK, encoded by the coding sequence ATGCCAATAGATAATGATTATTTTAAAAATAGACAACAAAACAAAAACAGCGGTGGGGGCTCTAATGGGGGAGGTTATCAACCTCCTTTTGAGCCACCTGAATTCTTTAAAAACTTTGGGAAAAAAGCAGGTTTCATTTATGCAATTATAATTGTAGTAATTATGTTATTTGTATTTAGACCCTTTATAATTATTGAATCAGGACAAGTAGGTATTAAAGTAACTGCTGGTAAATATGAAAGTATGCCTTTAAATCCAGGTTTTCATCTTTATATTCCTGTTATCCAAAAAGTAATTGTAATAGACACAAAAGTTAGGCTTATTAACTATAGTAGTGTTGAGCAAATGGGTGGTTATGATTCAGGTATTAAACTAAATCCTGCAATTAATATTCTTGATGCAAGAGGATTACCTGTGTCTATTGAACTAACTGTTCAGTATAGACTTACTGCTGATGGGGCTCCAACTACAATTGCTAACTGGGGTCTTTCTTGGGAAGAAAAAATTATCAACCCAGTTGTTAGAGATATAGTTAGAAATGTTGTTGGAACATATACAGCTGAAGAATTACCAACGAAAAGAAATGAAATAGCTGTTAAAATCGAAGATGGTATTAGAGCGAATATTGAGAAACTTGAAGGTAAACCTGTTTCACTTTTATCAGTTCAATTAAGAGAAATTGGTCTTCCTCCTAAGATTAAAGAACAAATTGAAAGAGTTCAAATTGCAAATCAAGAATCTGAAAGAGTTAAATATGAAGTTCAAAGAACTAAACAAGAAGCTGAGAAAAGAGCAGCAAAAGCAACTGGAGATGCAGAAGCGAATAGAATTGAAGCAAAAGGTAGAGCAGACGCTGTAACTATTGAAGCTAAAGCACAAGCAGCAGCAAATAAAGCTATCGCTGAGTCTTTAACTTCAAATCTACTTAAAATGCAACAAATTCAAGTTCAAGGGAAATTTAATGACGCGCTTAGAGAAAATAAAGACGCTAAGATTTTCTTAACTCCTGGTGGTTCTACTCCAAATATTTGGGTAGATACTAAAGATAGAGCTATTAATTCTGCAATAAACAAGTAA
- a CDS encoding TonB-dependent siderophore receptor, with the protein MKLLKTSLVAPSLALLLSVNLFAQESYTIKNKTLKEALEIISKKSNVSYIAKDKLLESKKTYNIENVEGLDNALNKLLEGTNLEAVINNNTIIIKKNEISFDKKNTENLGDVSITERLHQKMNNKNFSLEAQLGLFGDSNIKDVPMSVVTFTKDSIKNNQARQLSDLITQDSSVRSSGAYGDNAESFYLRGVPMGDWNQGEFAFDGVYGVAPNYKVPTDLFDAVTVIKGPASVLFGMSPKGNTGGAINLVPKRAYEDLNEIELRYANDSQLGIATDIARRFGKDNEFGVRVNLAYDNGTTAIDNLERETLNGAISLDYIGNNYTTSLDYISTSENIDAPFRRLYISDGVDLAPAPENNFNLAQDWEYSNSKEKLALYKYDYFFEDDSQLGFYIGGGKSKVDRLFQKGAVLQNDKGDVLTRFSGGKFDVSRLTYGIKGNTSFKTGVVKHTLNLDSSNYRGKVKTRVKTDAINYASNIYNPAKISKVDISLPDATRTDTILKSFALSDTLSNLDEDILFTFGGRYQNVELINYNTSGNEISNYDNSRISPFFGIVYKPIDSLSLYANYTEGLSAGQNAPSGSANEGEALKPYKTTQVEFGAKYSLNNIDYAIALFEMQRNKGEAGRDNFYKSTMKLLSKGVELSAFGEITKGVRFSSALTYMKTEIKNTEITTYATTKVGGSPNLLGNIGLDFDIPFINGLSFGNYLIYSDEQYIRDGSNIKLPSWTRWDAGLKYKTKYNGNDLVLMFNIDNVTNKAYYEGASQWGHISPGEPRIFSLSLNYKF; encoded by the coding sequence ATGAAACTATTGAAAACTTCTTTAGTTGCCCCAAGTTTAGCTTTATTATTAAGTGTTAATCTTTTTGCTCAAGAGTCATACACTATAAAAAATAAAACATTAAAAGAGGCATTGGAAATTATATCAAAAAAATCCAATGTATCATATATCGCAAAAGATAAACTTTTGGAATCAAAAAAAACTTATAATATTGAAAATGTTGAAGGTTTAGACAATGCTTTAAATAAGTTATTAGAAGGTACCAACTTAGAAGCAGTTATTAACAATAATACAATTATTATAAAAAAAAATGAAATATCATTTGATAAAAAAAATACAGAAAATTTAGGTGATGTCTCTATAACAGAAAGATTACATCAAAAAATGAATAATAAAAATTTTTCATTGGAGGCACAGTTAGGATTGTTTGGAGATTCCAATATCAAAGATGTTCCTATGTCCGTAGTAACATTTACGAAAGATAGTATTAAAAATAATCAAGCAAGGCAGCTGAGTGATTTAATTACTCAGGATTCTTCTGTAAGAAGTTCTGGAGCTTATGGTGATAATGCAGAATCTTTTTACTTAAGAGGGGTACCAATGGGTGATTGGAATCAAGGTGAATTTGCTTTTGATGGTGTGTATGGTGTTGCTCCAAATTATAAAGTACCAACAGATCTTTTTGATGCAGTAACAGTTATAAAAGGACCAGCTTCAGTTTTATTTGGAATGTCTCCAAAAGGAAATACAGGAGGTGCAATAAATTTGGTTCCTAAACGAGCATATGAAGATTTAAATGAAATTGAATTACGTTATGCAAATGATTCACAACTAGGAATTGCAACTGATATTGCTCGAAGATTTGGTAAGGATAATGAATTTGGAGTTAGAGTTAATTTAGCTTATGATAATGGAACAACTGCGATTGATAACTTAGAAAGAGAAACTTTAAACGGAGCTATTAGCCTTGATTATATTGGAAATAATTATACTACAAGCCTAGATTATATTTCTACTTCTGAAAATATCGATGCACCATTTAGAAGATTGTATATCTCTGATGGAGTAGATTTAGCACCTGCACCTGAGAATAATTTTAATCTAGCACAAGATTGGGAATACTCAAATTCTAAAGAAAAGTTAGCCTTGTATAAATACGATTATTTCTTTGAAGATGATAGTCAGCTAGGTTTTTATATTGGAGGTGGAAAATCTAAGGTTGATAGACTATTTCAAAAAGGTGCAGTTCTTCAAAATGATAAGGGAGATGTTCTTACTCGATTTAGTGGTGGAAAATTTGATGTTTCAAGATTGACTTATGGAATAAAAGGAAATACTTCTTTTAAAACAGGTGTTGTAAAGCATACTTTAAATTTGGATAGTTCAAATTATAGAGGGAAAGTTAAAACGAGAGTAAAAACTGATGCTATAAATTATGCTAGTAATATTTACAATCCTGCAAAGATATCTAAAGTTGATATTTCTTTGCCTGATGCAACTAGAACAGATACGATTTTAAAATCATTTGCATTATCAGATACTCTTTCTAATCTAGATGAAGATATTTTATTTACTTTTGGAGGAAGATATCAAAATGTTGAATTGATAAATTATAATACTTCGGGAAATGAGATAAGTAATTATGATAATTCAAGAATTTCTCCCTTTTTTGGGATTGTTTATAAACCAATTGATAGTTTGAGCCTTTATGCAAATTATACAGAAGGTTTAAGTGCGGGACAAAATGCTCCCTCTGGTAGTGCAAATGAAGGTGAAGCATTAAAACCATACAAAACAACACAAGTAGAGTTTGGTGCAAAATACAGTTTAAACAATATAGATTATGCAATAGCACTTTTTGAAATGCAAAGAAATAAAGGTGAAGCAGGAAGGGATAATTTTTACAAAAGTACAATGAAACTTCTATCAAAAGGAGTTGAGCTTTCTGCTTTTGGTGAAATAACAAAAGGTGTAAGATTTTCTTCTGCTTTAACATATATGAAAACAGAAATTAAAAATACAGAAATCACTACTTATGCTACTACTAAAGTTGGTGGTTCTCCGAACTTATTGGGAAATATTGGATTAGATTTTGATATTCCATTTATTAATGGCTTGTCTTTTGGAAATTATTTAATTTATAGTGATGAGCAATACATAAGAGATGGTTCAAATATTAAATTGCCATCTTGGACAAGATGGGATGCAGGGCTAAAGTATAAAACTAAATATAATGGAAATGATTTAGTTTTAATGTTTAATATTGATAATGTAACAAATAAAGCATATTATGAAGGTGCTTCTCAATGGGGACATATCTCTCCTGGTGAACCAAGAATATTCTCCTTAAGCTTAAATTATAAATTTTAA
- a CDS encoding RNA polymerase sigma factor encodes MLEYYKEISHYIKKLIKDEDLTKDLTQETYVKAIEIDKKTKKTIQKAYLYKIAYNLVVDKIRRNEKIVFTEYEEEKHGNSEIKSADEIITHESREEKLKKSLETLSKRNRQAFVLFVYKGYSRKEISEIMGISTNAVEKNITRSMLKIKSDMMKDD; translated from the coding sequence ATGCTAGAATATTATAAAGAAATCTCACATTATATTAAAAAACTAATCAAAGACGAAGACTTGACAAAAGACTTGACTCAAGAAACTTATGTAAAAGCAATAGAAATTGATAAAAAAACAAAAAAAACAATACAAAAAGCTTACCTATATAAAATTGCATACAATCTTGTAGTTGATAAAATTAGAAGAAATGAAAAAATAGTTTTTACAGAATATGAAGAAGAAAAACATGGTAATTCAGAGATAAAAAGCGCAGATGAAATAATTACTCATGAAAGCAGAGAAGAAAAATTAAAAAAATCTCTTGAAACTCTTTCCAAAAGAAATCGACAAGCTTTTGTACTATTTGTTTACAAAGGATATAGTAGAAAAGAAATTTCAGAAATAATGGGAATAAGTACAAATGCAGTGGAGAAAAATATTACAAGATCTATGTTAAAAATCAAATCAGACATGATGAAAGATGATTAA
- a CDS encoding FecR family protein, with translation MNLKDEINKKAISWLIKDREGLTQNEEAQFKKWIKNINHQKAFEQNKLLMNEYLTLDKKFINDIEFQIEKETKSVSFFNKSKYLVASIIMLFCISFLYNKYDNKVFSKEYTSLDKKILKISLLDNSIIDLDTNSNIQIEYKKDKRKIRFTKGKALFSVAKDNKRPFQIKTENIMIEVLGTKFEVINLSGITTVNVVEGSVKISYLSNNKKEDKKDLIVLKKADHYKIDKQGRIIEFGKIKINDIASWKNDLIYFKNDTLEKAFLVFEKYTNKKIIFDTYSLSQLKITGKFKSNQFDDFLEAVKVLYPISVVKKENIIKLVNK, from the coding sequence ATGAATTTAAAAGATGAAATAAATAAAAAAGCAATATCATGGTTGATAAAAGATAGAGAAGGTTTAACACAAAACGAAGAAGCCCAATTTAAAAAATGGATAAAAAATATAAATCATCAAAAAGCTTTTGAACAAAATAAATTATTAATGAATGAGTACTTGACTTTAGATAAAAAGTTTATAAATGATATTGAATTTCAAATTGAAAAAGAGACTAAATCAGTATCTTTTTTTAATAAAAGTAAATATCTTGTTGCTTCAATTATTATGTTATTTTGTATTTCATTTTTATATAACAAGTATGATAATAAAGTATTTTCAAAAGAATATACATCATTAGATAAAAAGATATTAAAAATTTCACTTTTAGATAATTCAATAATAGATTTAGACACAAATTCAAATATTCAAATTGAGTATAAAAAAGATAAAAGAAAAATTCGTTTTACAAAAGGGAAGGCTCTTTTTTCTGTTGCAAAAGATAATAAAAGACCATTTCAAATTAAAACAGAGAATATAATGATTGAAGTTTTGGGAACAAAGTTTGAAGTTATAAATTTATCTGGAATTACTACTGTTAATGTGGTAGAAGGTAGTGTTAAGATAAGTTATCTTTCTAATAATAAGAAAGAAGATAAAAAAGATCTGATAGTGTTAAAAAAAGCAGATCACTATAAAATAGATAAACAGGGAAGAATTATAGAATTTGGAAAAATTAAAATAAATGATATTGCAAGCTGGAAAAATGATTTAATATACTTTAAAAATGATACTTTAGAAAAAGCATTTTTGGTTTTTGAAAAATATACAAATAAAAAGATTATTTTTGATACATATTCTTTGTCTCAATTGAAAATAACTGGAAAATTTAAAAGTAATCAATTCGATGATTTTTTAGAAGCAGTTAAAGTTCTTTATCCTATTTCTGTTGTAAAAAAAGAAAATATAATAAAACTTGTAAATAAATAG